One Cetobacterium sp. ZOR0034 genomic region harbors:
- a CDS encoding TolC family protein has protein sequence GAEASKNIANIYLLSEKRDVRLDIISIYSSIINYEKDLTVLESSMKELQARQMKQKEQLDLRLVTKADLLKTEYSILELESQITGTKTNLEIAKKDLKLKLMIPTNEEIVLKEFMVPENLTTGID, from the coding sequence TAGGAGCAGAAGCTTCAAAGAATATAGCAAATATCTACTTATTATCAGAAAAAAGAGATGTAAGATTAGATATAATCTCAATATATAGCAGTATAATCAACTATGAAAAAGATTTAACAGTTTTAGAATCGTCTATGAAAGAGTTACAAGCTAGACAGATGAAGCAAAAGGAGCAGTTAGATTTAAGATTAGTAACAAAAGCTGATCTGTTAAAAACAGAATACTCAATTTTAGAGTTAGAATCTCAGATAACAGGAACAAAAACAAATTTAGAGATTGCAAAGAAGGATTTAAAATTAAAATTGATGATACCAACAAATGAAGAGATTGTTTTGAAAGAATTTATGGTTCCAGAAAACTTAACAACAGGAATTGATTT